One window of Candidatus Methylomirabilota bacterium genomic DNA carries:
- a CDS encoding UGSC family (seleno)protein encodes MLDAINLEKQGIPAVAVVTGPFARTAAVLAELNGMPDYPFVIVPHPFGSLDEATVRSRADAVVEKIERLLLGGE; translated from the coding sequence GTGCTCGACGCCATCAACCTCGAGAAGCAGGGGATCCCCGCGGTCGCCGTCGTGACCGGGCCGTTCGCCCGAACGGCGGCGGTCCTGGCCGAGCTGAACGGCATGCCCGACTACCCGTTCGTGATCGTGCCGCATCCCTTCGGAAGCCTCGACGAAGCGACCGTGCGCTCGCGAGCGGATGCGGTCGTGGAGAAGATCGAGCGTCTCTTGCTGGGCGGAGAGAA